The Maridesulfovibrio salexigens DSM 2638 region CTGTTCCGCAGACCCCATGGGCGTTCTCAGCCCGAATGCAATGTCGTTAGTCAGGTTGTTACCGCCGAGGGCAATAACAGAAGTATGTTTAATTGAATCATTGGCGAAGATTGCCAGATCAGTGGTACCACCCCCGATATCCACTATGGCAACGCCGATTTCTCTTTCCTCTTCGGAAAGAACGGCCTTGCTTGAAGCCAGTGATTCAAGAACGATGTCGGAAACGTCCAGCCCTGAACGGTGGCAGGAACGGATGATGTTCTGTGCAGAGGTTACCGCGCCGGTGACGATGTGGACCTTTACTTCGAGGCGCACACCGGCCATGCCCAGCGGATCGGCAATGCCGCGCTGATCGTCAACAATGTATTCCTGCGGCAGGGTGTGAATCACTTCCCTGTCCAGAGGAATGGCTACTGCTTTGGCTGCATCGATAACCCGGTCGACATCCTTCTGGGTTACTTCGCCGCCTTTTACAGCAATAACGCCGTGGCTGTTGAAACCTTTGATGTGGCTGCCTGCGATGCCCGCGTATACGGAGCGGATTTCGCAGCCGGCCATGAGTTCAGCCTCTTCAAGAGCCTTCTTGATAGACTGTACTGTCTGCTCAATGTTGACCACCACGCCTTTGCGCAGTCCTGTGGACGGGGCAGTGCCGATGCCGACAATGTCGACTCCGTCCGCGGTGGGTTCTCCCACAACTGCGCAGATCTTTGTGGTGCCGACATCGAGGCCGACGATCAGATCAGACTTGGACATAATTTTTTCTCCTCATCATCCTTATAAATTCGGGGTATTGCCGTTTGCGACAATCATTTCCCGGAACTGCGTTTTTCAACCCAGACCCTGTTTTTCCCGGTTGAAATGACTGCCACGTCCCTGAACTCCCCCCTATTCTTGAGGTCTTTCCAAACTGTGTTCAGGTGTGAAAGCTGTTCTTGCCAGTTGTCGAGGCCCAGCAGCACCGTAAGGCCGAGCCTGTCCATAAAAATTTCCATGCGGTTGCCGCCTTTGATATCAATCCAGGCAATCTGCCCCGGATCAAATGGCAGCTCACGTTTGCTGAGCATGTTCATGAATTCCGGCAGAATGTCCGCCTTGTCCATGGCTTCAGACTCAATATTGAGAAACGGCAGGGAGCTGAACTTGCCCGGAGCTACCGGAGCAATAAGTTCGCCGTTGCTGTCGCAGTAATAAAGAGCGTCATTGTGGCGGACCATAAAGCGGGGCTTCTTCTCACGAATATGAATCTGCATCTTTGCGGGAAGTTGCCTTCTGACCGCGGCGGACTTGATCCAGAGATTGTCGCTGAGCCTGCTTTCCACTTCGCTGATGTTCACCGCAAGGCTGTTCTTGTTCAGGTTCACATCGGCTATGTTCAGGATTTCGCCGTAACTCAAGCGATGGTTCCCGCTGACCTTGATGTCCTGCAACGCAAAATAGGGCAGGGCGGTGACCCAGCGGTAACCGGCGAGACAGCCTATACCGACCATAGCCAGCACCAGCAGACAGGCTCCGGAAATGCAAATCTTGCGCACCAGAGCGGCGAAAATTCCACCGATCGGCTGCGAAGTACTCTTGCGTTTCTTGGTCTTGTTGCGGCTGGCCTTTTTTTTGCCTGATTTACTCAGGTTCAGCCTGTTCTTGTTCAGTCCTGCTACGCTCATGACAGTATTATGACCTCCGGCTTTAAAGTGACGCCGAATTTTTCAGCCACGACTTCGGTTGCCTGCGACATGAGTTCCAGTGCCTGAACTGCGGTACCCCCGCCCTTGTTTTCAAGGAAGTTGGCGTGCATTTCAGAAAAGCCCATACCGCCGAGGTTTCTGCCTCTGAATCCGGCATCGTCGAGCAGCTTGCCCGCGCTGTATCCTTCCGGATTCTTGAAAACGCACCCTGCTGTCTTGGCAGTGACAGGCTGGGTTGCTTTTTTCTTTTCAAAAGTTTCTTTGATCCGTGCCCGGACTTCTTCTTCTGTGGACTTCGAAAGTTCGAATTCGACTTCCCAGACCAGAAAGAATTCATCTTCACTTTGACTCTCTGAGCCAATGGAAAAGTGGCGGTAGCCCCATTCCAGTTCTGTTGCCTCTTTCCAGAAAAGTCCTTTTGAAGGAGTCCAGATTCGAATCCGCTTGACGGAAGCCTGCATATCGGTCCCGTATGATCCGGCATTCATGGCTATGGAACCGCCGACTGAACCGGGAATCCCTGCCAGTCCTTCCATACCGGAAAGACCGTTTTTAATGAGCACTGAAAGCAGCCCCGGCAAACGCATGTCAGCAGGGACCAGCACGTTGGTGCCGGAAATGTGCGCCTCTGCTTTACGTTCACAGGCCACCTGCACAAGGGCGAGGTTCAGTTCCCCGTCCCCGGCGAGCATGTTGCTTCCTTCACCAATGGCAAGCAGATCGGAACCTTCTCGCTCAACAAAGCGGGAAAGTTCTTCAAGACCGGCTTCATCGCGCACCTTTGCCAGAACACGGGCGTTTCCGCCAATGCCAAGTGAGGTGAGCTGCGCCATGCTCGGTTTATGAAGCAATTCCAGTGTCATATATACGTTTCCGTTATAAAGCTGTTATTTCTTCCGGCTTGAGAACTTTTTCGCCGTCCTCTTCCAGATATTTCAAAAACTTTTCGCCCACAGTGTAGATAGAGCCTGCACCCTGAGTGATGAACAGGTCACCGGGTTTGAGGATATTGGGCAGTTCGTTCTGCATCATTTCAAAGTCCGGGTAAAAGCGGACCTTGGTGTCACTGACCTGTCTGATACCCTGCGCAAGAGACATTCCGTTTACGCCCGGAATGGGATCTTCTGATGCGGGATAGATTTCAGTCAGCAGCAGTTCATCTGCTTTTTCAAAGGTCTTGCAGAATTCTCCGAACAGGGCCTCGGTGCGGGTGAACCTGTGCGGCTGGAATGCCACAACCAGCCTGCGCTGCGGAAAGCAGGATTTGGCGGTTTCAATAGTGGCCTGAATTTCTGCCGGATGGTGACCGTAATCGTCCACCACGAGGATGCCTTTGGATTCGCCTTTCTTTTCAAATCTGCGACCGACACCCATGAAGTTGGAGAGACCGGAAAGGATCACTTTCGGGTCAAGTCCTGCTTCAAGGGAAACCCCGATGGCTCCCAGAGCGTTAAGCACATTGTGCTTACCGGGTTGGGCAAGGGAAACTTCACCGAGAAGTTTTTCATCAAGGTAGACTTTGAACAGGGAGCGAACTTCGCAGGACAGGATTTCACCGCGCAGTCTGTTGCCCTTGTTCAAACCGTAAGTCATGCAGGGACGCTTGATGGAGGGCAGCAGTCTTTGCACGCCCGGATCATCACCGCAAACAACGTTCATTCCATAGAAAGGAATGGAGTTCATGAATTTGCGGAATGATTCATCAATAGCTTCCTGACCGCCGTAGAAATCAAGGTGGTCTTTATCCACGTTGGTCACCACAGTGATGATCGGCGCGAGGCAGAGAAATGATCCATCGGATTCATCCGCTTCGGCGATGAGGAACTGTCCGTCACCAAGACGGGCGTTACTGCCGAAGGTGTTCAGCCTGCCGCCGATGATGACTGTGGGGTCCAGCTCGGCTTCAGTGAAAATTGTTGCCAGCAGAGAGGTGGTAGTTGTTTTGCCGTGGGTTCCCGCAACTGCGATACCTGTGCGCAGGCGCATGAGTTCGGCCAGCATCTCCGCTCTGGGAATGATGGGAATACCCAGTTCGCGAGCTTTTACCAATTCCGGGTTGTCGTCAGAAATTGCTGTGGATTTGACCACTACATCGGCGTCATTAACATTGTCCGCGCCATGTCCGATAAAGACCTGCGCTCCCATTTTGAGCAGACGTTTCACGGGGGCACCGGCCGCCAGATCGGAACCGGTCACGGTGAAGCCCATGTTGATCAATACTTCGGCAATGCCGCTCATGCCTGAGCCGCCGATACCGATCATGTGGATGTTGCCAACTCTGCTGCGCATGATGGGACATGCGGTGTCCGTTACTAAGGGTACACTCGGTCCTTCTGCTGCGATCATGCTGCACCTCTCACTGTTTTCATTCTAATAATATCTCCAACGCCTTCCGCGATAGCGGAGGCCGCATCAGTCCGGGCAAATGAAAGGGCCTTGCTTCCCATGCCTTTCAACCTGTCCTGATCCGCAATCAGTTTAATAATTTCATCGGCCAGCCTGTTTCCGCCAAGTTCAGCTTGCGGAATGAGTTCTGCCGCTCCCAGATCAGCCAGAGAACGGGCGTTCCCGGTCTGGTGGTCGTGGGTGGCGTGCGGAAACGGGATAAAGATGGCTGGCTTGCCCGCTGCCGCTACTTCGAAAACAGTGGATGCTCCGGCTCTGCATACAACGAGTGAAGCTTCGGCATATGCTTCGCCCATGTTGTGTATGAACGGGGAAACCTTTCCGGTATCCATGCCGTTCTGCTCGTAACCTTTGCGGACTTTTTCAAAATCAGCTTTTCCGGTCTGGTGGCGCAGGCTGATACCCGCTTCCTTCAGCTTGGCAAGGCCATCGATGACGGCATCGTTAATGGCTGCCGCGCCCTGACTTCCACCAAAGACCAGTACTGTCTTTGTATCCGCACAGTTGCCGGAGTCGATTATCTCTTTACGGACCGGATTACCCACCACAACGGTCTTAGCTGCGGGAAATGATCCGTTCCTATCCTCAAAGGAGGCGAAAACTCTTTTTACAACTTTGCCCAGAATGCGGTTGGTCACTCCGGGAACGCTGTTTTGTTCGTGGATAGCTGTGGGTACACCAAGCAGCCAAGCTGCCAGTACCGGACAGAATCCGGCGTATCCGCCGAATCCGATAACTGCATCAGGCTTGAAAGAAGCAATTTCCTTCAGTGCCATGATCATTGCAGATACAATCCAGAGCGAACTGAAAACTTTTTTGATGCCGCCGCCCAGAACACCTTTTGCCGGGAGTCCCTTAAAGGATATTCCCGCCCGTTCAACCATTTCCCGCTCCGGTCCCTTGCCGCCGATAAAGAGAATCTCGCATTGCGGGAAACGGTTTTTGATCTCATGGGCAACGGCCAGTGCGGGGAAAACGTGTCCCCCGGTGCCGCCGGTGGTCAGGACAATGCGTTTCATCAGACTTTCCCCCTTGA contains the following coding sequences:
- the murG gene encoding undecaprenyldiphospho-muramoylpentapeptide beta-N-acetylglucosaminyltransferase, translated to MKRIVLTTGGTGGHVFPALAVAHEIKNRFPQCEILFIGGKGPEREMVERAGISFKGLPAKGVLGGGIKKVFSSLWIVSAMIMALKEIASFKPDAVIGFGGYAGFCPVLAAWLLGVPTAIHEQNSVPGVTNRILGKVVKRVFASFEDRNGSFPAAKTVVVGNPVRKEIIDSGNCADTKTVLVFGGSQGAAAINDAVIDGLAKLKEAGISLRHQTGKADFEKVRKGYEQNGMDTGKVSPFIHNMGEAYAEASLVVCRAGASTVFEVAAAGKPAIFIPFPHATHDHQTGNARSLADLGAAELIPQAELGGNRLADEIIKLIADQDRLKGMGSKALSFARTDAASAIAEGVGDIIRMKTVRGAA
- the ftsA gene encoding cell division protein FtsA is translated as MSKSDLIVGLDVGTTKICAVVGEPTADGVDIVGIGTAPSTGLRKGVVVNIEQTVQSIKKALEEAELMAGCEIRSVYAGIAGSHIKGFNSHGVIAVKGGEVTQKDVDRVIDAAKAVAIPLDREVIHTLPQEYIVDDQRGIADPLGMAGVRLEVKVHIVTGAVTSAQNIIRSCHRSGLDVSDIVLESLASSKAVLSEEEREIGVAIVDIGGGTTDLAIFANDSIKHTSVIALGGNNLTNDIAFGLRTPMGSAEQIKVKYGTALTDLVTTDETIDVPSVGGRDHRKMSKRVLAEICEPRCEEILSLVDQELVRSGYKNMIAAGVVLTGGTSLVDGMQELAEQIFDLPVRIGYPAGVGGLKDVVSSPKYATAVGLLMYGAEKEGSSEQVFRIRDENVFNRILGRMRKWFTDIA
- the murC gene encoding UDP-N-acetylmuramate--L-alanine ligase, which codes for MRSRVGNIHMIGIGGSGMSGIAEVLINMGFTVTGSDLAAGAPVKRLLKMGAQVFIGHGADNVNDADVVVKSTAISDDNPELVKARELGIPIIPRAEMLAELMRLRTGIAVAGTHGKTTTTSLLATIFTEAELDPTVIIGGRLNTFGSNARLGDGQFLIAEADESDGSFLCLAPIITVVTNVDKDHLDFYGGQEAIDESFRKFMNSIPFYGMNVVCGDDPGVQRLLPSIKRPCMTYGLNKGNRLRGEILSCEVRSLFKVYLDEKLLGEVSLAQPGKHNVLNALGAIGVSLEAGLDPKVILSGLSNFMGVGRRFEKKGESKGILVVDDYGHHPAEIQATIETAKSCFPQRRLVVAFQPHRFTRTEALFGEFCKTFEKADELLLTEIYPASEDPIPGVNGMSLAQGIRQVSDTKVRFYPDFEMMQNELPNILKPGDLFITQGAGSIYTVGEKFLKYLEEDGEKVLKPEEITAL
- the murB gene encoding UDP-N-acetylmuramate dehydrogenase — encoded protein: MTLELLHKPSMAQLTSLGIGGNARVLAKVRDEAGLEELSRFVEREGSDLLAIGEGSNMLAGDGELNLALVQVACERKAEAHISGTNVLVPADMRLPGLLSVLIKNGLSGMEGLAGIPGSVGGSIAMNAGSYGTDMQASVKRIRIWTPSKGLFWKEATELEWGYRHFSIGSESQSEDEFFLVWEVEFELSKSTEEEVRARIKETFEKKKATQPVTAKTAGCVFKNPEGYSAGKLLDDAGFRGRNLGGMGFSEMHANFLENKGGGTAVQALELMSQATEVVAEKFGVTLKPEVIILS
- a CDS encoding cell division protein FtsQ/DivIB, producing the protein MSVAGLNKNRLNLSKSGKKKASRNKTKKRKSTSQPIGGIFAALVRKICISGACLLVLAMVGIGCLAGYRWVTALPYFALQDIKVSGNHRLSYGEILNIADVNLNKNSLAVNISEVESRLSDNLWIKSAAVRRQLPAKMQIHIREKKPRFMVRHNDALYYCDSNGELIAPVAPGKFSSLPFLNIESEAMDKADILPEFMNMLSKRELPFDPGQIAWIDIKGGNRMEIFMDRLGLTVLLGLDNWQEQLSHLNTVWKDLKNRGEFRDVAVISTGKNRVWVEKRSSGK